The Nitrospirales bacterium genome includes a window with the following:
- a CDS encoding pyridoxal-dependent decarboxylase, with protein sequence MAAQYREILDHIRLAFPQPISNRVHDSYFVHSIMRAIDAVDMLKSERPILGERAPLDYETARRAAIPDSGSSVEDVTANLVTYCEGLTLWGHPRTQQNVVPPATISSLIGVLLSSMYNPNLAWDEYSHRFALAEVEMVSMMARLIGYDPERASGVFTFGGTGTTLYGIKAALVKTMPGSMEQGIREDAVIFASDCSHYCRYNIAGWLGLGSHNLITIPTDSRNAMDMSRLRESALEVLQGGKKIAAFIATMGTTDAFGLDDLRAIVSLRDELVETFELPYVPHVHADAVIGWAWSVFNDYDFETNVLGFRPRTIRALAGACHHIRYLYLADSAGIDFHKPGFTPYISSLVLFKEGRDLTRLSRPQEQMPYLYQFGEHRPGMYTMETSRSGTGVLASLANMKLFGKEGLRVILGHIVEMAELLSENLQGHACTTVLNRDNFGTVTLFRAYPEEVDTFKIQEQELTDPAFRPLLLQHNEYNRKIYHYVHKEGMAGRGVVLSMTDCYRQTAYGEPVAALKSFILSPFVDEENVQAVVRKVLEAREKVRRESPTAET encoded by the coding sequence ATGGCTGCTCAGTATCGGGAAATTCTCGATCACATTCGTCTGGCCTTTCCTCAGCCTATCTCCAATCGTGTGCATGACTCGTATTTTGTGCATAGCATCATGCGCGCGATTGATGCGGTGGATATGTTAAAAAGCGAACGTCCCATTTTGGGTGAACGAGCTCCGCTCGATTATGAAACCGCGCGGCGTGCGGCCATTCCCGATTCGGGGTCTAGTGTCGAAGATGTTACGGCGAATCTTGTCACGTATTGCGAAGGATTGACGCTCTGGGGGCATCCACGGACACAACAAAATGTGGTCCCGCCAGCGACGATTTCTTCATTGATCGGAGTGCTTCTCTCGTCCATGTACAATCCGAATTTGGCCTGGGATGAATATAGTCACCGATTCGCCTTGGCTGAGGTGGAAATGGTTTCCATGATGGCGCGGTTGATAGGCTATGATCCTGAACGTGCTTCGGGTGTGTTTACGTTTGGAGGAACCGGCACGACTTTGTACGGGATTAAAGCCGCTTTAGTCAAAACGATGCCCGGATCCATGGAACAGGGGATTCGAGAGGATGCGGTGATCTTTGCGAGTGATTGTAGTCATTACTGCCGGTACAATATCGCCGGCTGGCTCGGGCTTGGGTCTCACAACCTCATCACGATCCCCACCGATTCTAGGAATGCGATGGACATGTCTCGTCTGCGTGAATCAGCCCTGGAAGTGCTTCAGGGCGGGAAAAAGATTGCGGCATTCATCGCGACAATGGGAACCACTGATGCATTCGGTCTCGATGATCTGAGAGCCATCGTTTCGCTACGGGATGAACTCGTTGAGACGTTTGAACTTCCGTATGTGCCACATGTGCATGCCGATGCGGTGATTGGCTGGGCTTGGTCTGTGTTCAATGATTATGATTTTGAGACCAACGTGTTGGGTTTTCGCCCACGGACGATTCGGGCATTGGCGGGTGCCTGCCACCATATTCGGTACCTGTACTTGGCTGATTCGGCGGGTATTGATTTTCATAAACCAGGTTTTACTCCTTATATTTCTAGTCTGGTCTTGTTTAAGGAGGGGAGGGATCTTACCCGTTTGAGCCGGCCTCAGGAGCAAATGCCTTATCTTTACCAATTTGGTGAGCATCGACCGGGGATGTATACGATGGAGACGTCCAGGTCCGGGACGGGGGTCTTAGCGTCATTGGCCAATATGAAGTTATTCGGCAAGGAAGGATTACGAGTGATTCTTGGCCATATCGTCGAAATGGCCGAGCTTCTCAGCGAAAATCTACAAGGGCATGCATGTACGACGGTGTTGAACCGTGATAATTTTGGAACGGTCACTCTTTTTCGGGCCTACCCTGAGGAAGTGGACACGTTTAAGATTCAAGAACAAGAACTGACCGATCCAGCCTTTCGACCTCTGCTCCTTCAACATAATGAGTATAATCGAAAAATTTATCATTATGTCCATAAGGAAGGGATGGCCGGACGAGGTGTGGTCCTTTCGATGACCGACTGTTACCGCCAGACGGCATATGGTGAACCAGTGGCGGCGCTCAAGTCCTTTATCTTGTCCCCATTCGTGGATGAGGAAAATGTCCAAGCTGTGGTTCGTAAGGTTTTAGAAGCTCGTGAGAAGGTAAGGAGGGAGTCGCCGACTGCAGAGACTTGA
- a CDS encoding HD domain-containing protein has translation MKTRHDCFDRRSGLKQLTLGMGEGAVKEALATIFQEVQHAGGRALFVGGCVRDALLGLAAKDLDIEVYGVSPESLRALLETHFKVEVVGEAFGVMKLHGLPVDISLPRRESKAGRGHKAFDIFSDPSMTPEQAAVRRDFTINAIAYDPVTGDLIDPFLGVQDLEARTLRHVGGQFSEDPLRVLRGLQLAGRFSLDVHPDTIRLSRQLVDEYETLPIERIWAEWYKWAGQSKEPSRGLRFLEHCGWRERYPELDALTGCPQDPRFHPEGNVWEHTLLVADQSARIAERDQLSLEDRAVLVFAGVCHDLGKPETTEILPDRIRSRGHSGKTETYERFLRRIGMPRALADRVIALCHYHLTHIDFQGSTRHVRRVAVALGEAGESLDMLARLVEADHSGRPPLPQEMPQNMRAMLTVAQGLSIQNQAPKPLLMGRHLLAMKVPPGPMMGKLLRAAFDAQLEGEFETLDGAREWIQQYDEWSSEGCSM, from the coding sequence ATGAAAACACGTCACGATTGTTTTGACAGACGATCGGGATTGAAGCAGCTGACACTGGGCATGGGTGAGGGCGCTGTGAAAGAGGCCCTCGCAACAATCTTTCAGGAAGTTCAACATGCCGGAGGGCGGGCGTTGTTCGTGGGAGGCTGTGTGCGGGATGCGCTGCTCGGTCTCGCCGCCAAAGATCTTGATATTGAAGTCTATGGCGTGTCCCCTGAATCCTTGAGGGCGCTGCTAGAGACGCATTTCAAGGTTGAGGTTGTCGGTGAGGCGTTTGGCGTCATGAAACTCCACGGCTTACCCGTCGATATTTCTCTTCCGAGACGGGAATCAAAAGCCGGACGGGGGCATAAGGCGTTCGATATTTTTTCCGACCCGTCGATGACTCCGGAACAGGCTGCGGTACGGAGGGATTTTACGATTAACGCCATCGCGTATGATCCTGTGACCGGAGATTTGATTGATCCGTTCCTGGGCGTTCAAGATCTTGAGGCTCGGACGCTGCGACATGTTGGTGGGCAGTTTTCAGAAGATCCACTCCGGGTGTTGAGGGGGCTTCAACTGGCGGGGAGGTTTTCGTTGGATGTTCATCCCGACACGATACGACTCAGTCGCCAACTTGTGGATGAATACGAAACCCTTCCGATCGAACGAATCTGGGCTGAGTGGTACAAGTGGGCAGGGCAGTCTAAGGAGCCGTCGCGGGGATTACGTTTTCTCGAACACTGTGGGTGGCGTGAGCGTTATCCTGAACTTGACGCGCTGACTGGCTGTCCACAAGATCCTCGCTTTCATCCGGAAGGCAATGTTTGGGAGCATACCCTATTGGTCGCTGACCAATCTGCCCGTATCGCTGAACGGGATCAGCTCAGTCTGGAAGATCGGGCAGTGTTGGTCTTTGCGGGTGTATGTCATGATCTTGGCAAGCCGGAAACCACCGAAATCTTACCCGATCGGATTCGCTCCCGTGGGCATAGTGGAAAGACCGAAACGTATGAACGATTCCTCCGGAGAATAGGGATGCCGCGTGCATTAGCCGATCGAGTGATCGCATTGTGTCACTATCATCTGACTCATATTGATTTTCAGGGTTCCACCCGGCATGTGCGCCGGGTGGCCGTCGCGCTTGGCGAAGCCGGAGAGTCATTGGATATGCTGGCGAGGCTTGTTGAAGCCGATCACAGCGGACGACCGCCATTGCCGCAGGAGATGCCTCAGAATATGCGAGCGATGTTGACCGTTGCGCAAGGGCTTTCCATTCAAAATCAAGCCCCCAAGCCGTTACTGATGGGGCGGCACCTGTTGGCGATGAAGGTTCCACCCGGTCCAATGATGGGGAAGCTATTGAGAGCGGCGTTTGATGCTCAGTTAGAAGGAGAATTCGAAACTCTTGATGGCGCTCGTGAGTGGATACAACAGTATGATGAATGGTCAAGCGAGGGCTGTTCCATGTAA
- a CDS encoding transketolase, translated as MSTTASSQLIQSLQHFSAQLRIHAIRQTTEAGSGHPTSCCSAADIVATLFFGIMRFDPTNPQYRGNDRFILSKGHAAPLLYAAWAEAGYLNERDLLDLRKLHSDLEGHPTPRLSFVDLATGSLGQGLNGGVGIALNHKYLDDNHARVYVLMGDGESVEGSVWEAAEIARYKQLDNLCAIIDINRLGQSDPTLLEHDLNTYQARWKSFGWHTIPVDGHDHTALFEAFQEAANTHDQPTVLLAKTLKGKGISFAEDKMNWHGKALSQEDASKAIEELSGMLNSEPGQSPSIAAPVSFESAPPNVMPVAPPAYDPAKPVATREAFGEALVHLGEANPWVVALDADVKNSTFTDKFAQRFPARFFENFIAEQNMVGAAAGLAACGKIPFAATFACFLTRAYDFIRMSAISQANIKLMGSHAGVSIGEDGPSQMGLEDIAMMSSQPGVTVLYPSDAVCAYHLVQAAASHEGMVYIRTGRPKTPILYANDDIFHIGGSKVVRQSDQDRLTIVTAGVTLFEALQAHEELASAGIPVRIVDLYSIVPIDRATLLDCARATSNTFLTVEDHYAHGGLGDAVLNALSGEGIRLHKLAVREIPHSGKPAELLDRYGISARIIVETAKRLV; from the coding sequence GTGTCAACTACGGCTTCTAGTCAGCTCATTCAATCACTGCAACATTTTTCAGCTCAACTTCGTATCCATGCCATTCGGCAGACAACTGAGGCAGGAAGCGGACATCCAACCAGCTGCTGTTCGGCCGCGGACATTGTGGCCACGCTATTTTTCGGAATCATGCGGTTCGACCCCACGAATCCGCAATACCGGGGAAACGATCGGTTTATCTTATCCAAAGGGCATGCGGCTCCTCTTCTCTACGCTGCATGGGCGGAAGCCGGATATTTGAACGAGCGTGATCTCCTAGACCTCAGAAAGCTTCATTCTGACCTGGAAGGCCATCCTACGCCACGACTGTCTTTTGTCGATTTGGCGACCGGCTCACTGGGACAGGGGTTGAATGGTGGAGTGGGAATTGCGTTGAACCATAAATATCTTGATGACAATCATGCCCGCGTGTACGTGTTAATGGGAGATGGAGAGTCGGTCGAAGGCTCCGTATGGGAAGCGGCTGAAATCGCTCGGTACAAGCAGCTCGACAATTTATGCGCCATCATCGACATCAATCGTTTAGGACAATCAGATCCCACGCTTTTGGAACATGACCTGAATACCTATCAGGCGCGTTGGAAGAGCTTTGGCTGGCATACGATTCCAGTCGATGGCCATGACCATACCGCCCTATTCGAAGCCTTTCAAGAAGCCGCCAACACCCACGATCAACCAACGGTCCTGTTGGCCAAAACCCTGAAGGGGAAAGGTATTTCGTTTGCTGAAGATAAAATGAATTGGCATGGCAAAGCTCTCTCTCAAGAGGACGCTAGCAAAGCGATTGAGGAGCTGTCCGGCATGCTCAATTCAGAGCCAGGACAATCCCCAAGCATCGCCGCTCCGGTTTCATTCGAATCGGCTCCACCCAATGTCATGCCCGTGGCTCCTCCGGCCTATGACCCTGCGAAGCCCGTTGCTACGCGCGAGGCGTTTGGTGAGGCCCTCGTCCATTTGGGGGAGGCCAATCCATGGGTGGTTGCCTTGGATGCGGATGTGAAAAACTCGACATTTACCGACAAGTTCGCACAACGGTTTCCTGCTCGCTTCTTCGAAAATTTCATTGCCGAACAAAATATGGTCGGCGCGGCCGCTGGCTTGGCCGCTTGCGGCAAGATCCCGTTTGCCGCGACCTTTGCATGCTTTCTGACTCGTGCCTACGATTTCATTCGCATGTCGGCGATCAGCCAGGCCAACATTAAATTAATGGGATCACATGCCGGCGTGAGTATCGGAGAAGACGGTCCTTCGCAAATGGGACTGGAGGACATCGCCATGATGTCTTCGCAACCCGGCGTGACGGTGCTCTACCCATCGGATGCCGTCTGCGCTTATCACTTGGTGCAGGCCGCAGCGTCTCATGAAGGCATGGTGTACATCAGGACCGGTCGACCGAAAACCCCGATTCTTTACGCCAACGATGATATTTTTCATATTGGCGGGTCCAAGGTCGTTCGTCAGAGCGATCAAGATCGTCTCACGATCGTCACGGCAGGCGTGACTCTCTTTGAAGCCCTGCAAGCCCATGAGGAATTGGCGTCAGCCGGCATTCCAGTACGTATCGTTGATCTCTACAGTATCGTCCCGATCGACCGAGCCACGCTCCTCGACTGCGCTCGTGCGACGTCAAACACATTCCTCACGGTTGAAGATCATTATGCCCACGGTGGATTGGGAGATGCCGTTCTGAATGCCCTGTCAGGTGAGGGCATTCGCCTCCATAAGCTCGCGGTTCGCGAGATTCCACACAGCGGGAAGCCAGCCGAACTCCTTGACCGATACGGCATCAGCGCAAGGATCATCGTGGAAACGGCCAAGCGCCTCGTCTAA
- a CDS encoding POT family MFS transporter — protein sequence MSARSFRHTPLSTEKMPPGIFHVIANEGAERFSFYGMRAILVVFMTEMLRNQHGDLDVMSAPEARAHFHLFTSAVYFFPFLGALLADGFLGKYRTIIPLSLVYCAGHFALAIDQTRVGLLIGLTLIAIGSGGIKPCVSAVLGDQFGERNRTLLSKAFSWFYFSINFGAFFSTLLTPWLLQNYGPHVAFGVPGVLMLLATLVFWMGRYHYTHIPPDPAAFFSELKSPAAWRSILKLSGIFLFVAFFWSLYDQTSSAWVLQAKEMDRQWLGIEWLPSQIQAVNPILIMLFIPVFTYGIYPLLDRVFPLNPLRKISIGFFVTMLAFLISASIEARIEAGLHPNIVWQLLAYAVITGAEVMVSITCLEFSYTQAPLKLKSVIMSLFLLSVSLGNAFTSLVNYFIQNPDGTTLLNGAKYYYFFAGVMLVVSVLFIFVARAYREETHLQGSK from the coding sequence ATGTCTGCCCGCTCCTTTCGTCATACCCCGTTATCTACTGAAAAGATGCCGCCAGGGATTTTTCACGTGATCGCGAATGAGGGCGCAGAGCGGTTCAGTTTTTACGGCATGCGTGCCATTCTGGTGGTATTTATGACGGAGATGTTGCGCAATCAACATGGCGATCTCGATGTGATGAGTGCGCCGGAAGCTCGCGCTCATTTTCATCTGTTTACGTCAGCGGTGTATTTTTTTCCGTTTTTAGGGGCCTTGCTGGCCGATGGCTTCTTGGGGAAATATCGCACCATTATCCCGCTGTCGCTCGTCTACTGCGCCGGCCATTTCGCGTTGGCTATCGATCAAACTCGGGTGGGGCTTCTTATCGGCCTCACTCTGATCGCGATCGGTTCCGGGGGGATTAAACCGTGTGTGTCTGCGGTCTTGGGCGATCAATTTGGAGAACGAAACCGGACTCTGCTTTCTAAGGCCTTTTCCTGGTTTTATTTTTCCATTAATTTTGGAGCATTTTTTTCGACACTTTTGACGCCCTGGTTATTACAGAACTATGGCCCTCATGTGGCGTTTGGTGTGCCAGGGGTCCTGATGCTTCTCGCGACCTTGGTGTTTTGGATGGGGCGGTATCACTACACGCACATTCCTCCCGATCCCGCAGCCTTTTTCTCGGAATTGAAAAGCCCGGCGGCCTGGCGCTCAATCCTGAAACTGTCGGGTATCTTTCTTTTTGTCGCGTTTTTCTGGTCTCTCTACGATCAAACCTCGTCTGCGTGGGTCTTGCAAGCGAAAGAAATGGACCGGCAATGGCTTGGGATAGAATGGCTGCCTTCTCAGATTCAAGCGGTCAATCCTATCTTGATCATGCTCTTTATTCCGGTTTTTACCTATGGAATTTACCCGTTGCTCGACCGGGTGTTTCCTCTCAATCCGTTGCGGAAGATATCGATTGGGTTTTTTGTGACGATGCTGGCTTTCTTGATTTCTGCCTCCATTGAGGCCCGAATTGAGGCGGGGCTTCATCCGAATATCGTATGGCAACTGCTCGCCTACGCTGTGATCACCGGCGCCGAAGTGATGGTCTCAATCACCTGTCTGGAGTTTTCCTATACCCAAGCCCCGCTCAAATTAAAGTCGGTCATCATGTCCCTGTTCCTGCTGTCTGTGTCGCTCGGTAACGCCTTTACCTCGCTGGTTAATTATTTTATCCAAAACCCTGATGGTACGACCCTGCTCAATGGGGCCAAGTACTATTATTTTTTCGCAGGCGTCATGTTGGTCGTGTCGGTCCTATTTATCTTTGTGGCCAGGGCATATCGAGAAGAAACGCACCTGCAGGGCAGTAAATGA
- a CDS encoding isocitrate lyase/phosphoenolpyruvate mutase family protein, with amino-acid sequence MHAASKLRELFTKDGIIKVGGAHDALSAKLVQEAGFHAVWAGGFSISAALKCIPDASFITLSEQVGVERNMAEAITIPIVADCDTGYGNALNVMRTVNDHERAGIAAICIEDNVFPKRCSFYAGVRRELISIEEHCGKIRAAKAAQTVRDFVVIARTEALIAGWGKEEALKRIQAYAEAGADAILIHSKEPTFDELRDVAQSCQHVQIPLVAVPTTYDGITANELEAAGFKMVIYANQAIRSAIKAMRATLADILTHGHAEAVKPQIVPLQEVYDLVGVTQMKQDERQFLPPGGEPVTAIIAAAGFEKPLLPLIQDRPKCLLDIKGKSILERQVSALNECNVKDIALVRGYQKSAITLPNIQYYDNDRYEETGELYSFFSAAHVMKGRCLLLFGDIIFDTTVLQKLLKSPADISLVVDVSWNDRPRPEVSSIQSRKDLVILDSPPGKSHRYVTPEESNRIVKIGHDISYDEAHGEFIGMAMFSALGMEQFTQCYRKAQQASWPKGFHESANLTQAALTDLIQELIDQGQEVQAVPTYKGWLDVDSFEDYQKAWAEVSR; translated from the coding sequence ATGCATGCTGCCAGTAAACTCAGAGAGTTATTCACAAAAGACGGGATTATTAAAGTTGGAGGAGCCCATGATGCCCTGAGTGCCAAGTTGGTCCAAGAGGCCGGATTTCATGCCGTCTGGGCTGGAGGATTCAGCATCTCCGCAGCGTTAAAATGTATCCCTGATGCGAGCTTTATCACGTTGAGCGAACAAGTCGGAGTGGAACGCAACATGGCCGAAGCCATCACGATTCCGATCGTCGCCGACTGTGATACTGGCTACGGAAACGCTCTCAATGTCATGCGAACGGTCAACGATCATGAACGAGCTGGCATCGCTGCCATTTGCATCGAAGATAACGTGTTCCCGAAACGCTGTAGTTTTTACGCTGGCGTCAGACGCGAACTTATCTCAATCGAAGAACATTGCGGCAAGATTCGGGCGGCCAAAGCCGCTCAGACGGTGAGGGATTTCGTGGTCATCGCCAGGACAGAAGCTTTAATCGCCGGATGGGGAAAAGAAGAAGCCTTAAAACGAATCCAAGCCTATGCCGAGGCTGGAGCCGATGCCATCCTTATTCACTCGAAAGAGCCAACTTTCGATGAACTCAGAGATGTCGCACAATCGTGTCAACATGTGCAGATCCCACTCGTGGCGGTCCCGACCACCTATGATGGCATCACAGCCAACGAGCTTGAAGCAGCCGGGTTCAAGATGGTCATTTATGCGAATCAAGCCATCCGTTCGGCCATCAAAGCCATGCGAGCAACATTAGCCGATATCCTGACACATGGTCATGCCGAAGCCGTTAAGCCTCAAATTGTCCCACTACAAGAAGTCTATGACTTGGTGGGAGTCACACAAATGAAACAGGACGAACGCCAGTTTCTACCTCCAGGAGGAGAACCGGTCACAGCCATTATCGCTGCAGCCGGGTTCGAGAAACCATTGTTGCCCCTTATTCAAGATCGGCCTAAATGTCTTCTGGACATTAAAGGGAAAAGCATACTTGAACGACAAGTTTCAGCCTTGAATGAATGCAACGTGAAAGACATCGCCTTGGTTCGCGGCTATCAGAAATCAGCCATCACCCTTCCTAACATTCAATATTATGACAATGATCGGTACGAAGAAACCGGTGAACTCTATTCATTTTTTTCCGCCGCCCATGTCATGAAAGGCCGCTGCCTACTGCTCTTTGGTGACATTATTTTCGACACAACGGTCTTGCAAAAGCTCTTGAAGAGTCCCGCAGACATTTCGCTTGTCGTCGACGTCTCATGGAACGACCGTCCGAGGCCAGAAGTTTCATCTATCCAATCTCGTAAGGACCTTGTTATTCTCGATTCTCCTCCTGGAAAAAGTCATCGATATGTCACTCCTGAAGAATCGAATCGCATTGTCAAAATTGGCCATGACATCTCTTACGATGAAGCACATGGAGAGTTTATTGGTATGGCCATGTTCTCGGCACTTGGGATGGAGCAGTTCACTCAGTGCTATAGGAAAGCTCAACAAGCCTCATGGCCGAAGGGTTTTCATGAATCAGCTAATCTGACACAGGCTGCACTGACAGACCTGATCCAAGAACTCATCGATCAAGGGCAAGAAGTCCAGGCGGTGCCGACGTATAAGGGATGGTTAGATGTTGATTCATTCGAAGATTATCAAAAGGCCTGGGCCGAGGTCTCGCGGTAG
- the rfaQ gene encoding putative lipopolysaccharide heptosyltransferase III, with amino-acid sequence MRQSQMERILVIKLRYIGDVLFSTPVLRKLREHYPKSRITCLVNAGTEDVLRHNPDVDEVLVVARGSAMSQVRFGLKLRQRCFDCVIDLTDGDRSALLSWVSGANVRVGFNRENRWRGRLYTECVEIQDQHRHMVDQHLQTLSSIGTPLGEIPNPTVFVGKEDERNARDWLSESGLLERRWVMIHPAARYWFKAWPLERFADLIDRLSADGFMSVLVGQEQEKGEKIQALANAKVLSCIGRTDVLELAALMKHAALFIGNDTGLMHIAAAVECPVIGLFGPTDPQTWGPRGKRTTVIYKGLDCRACFHPGCFRGEESCMKQIFVEEVHASALELLQK; translated from the coding sequence ATGCGCCAGTCTCAGATGGAGCGAATTCTTGTCATCAAACTTCGGTATATCGGCGATGTCTTATTCTCGACTCCTGTATTACGAAAATTGCGGGAACACTATCCGAAGTCCAGAATTACCTGCTTAGTGAATGCAGGAACTGAGGATGTGCTGCGGCACAACCCGGATGTTGATGAGGTGCTCGTTGTCGCTCGTGGTTCGGCGATGTCACAGGTTCGGTTTGGACTGAAGCTTCGACAGCGATGCTTTGATTGTGTGATTGATCTGACCGACGGGGATCGTTCTGCGCTTCTGTCTTGGGTTTCGGGAGCCAACGTTCGGGTAGGGTTTAATCGGGAAAACCGCTGGCGCGGCAGACTGTATACGGAGTGCGTCGAAATTCAAGATCAGCATCGGCATATGGTCGACCAACATCTGCAAACCTTATCGTCGATCGGGACTCCTTTAGGCGAGATTCCCAATCCCACTGTCTTTGTTGGAAAAGAAGATGAACGAAACGCAAGGGATTGGTTGAGTGAATCTGGATTGCTTGAACGGCGTTGGGTGATGATTCACCCTGCGGCACGCTACTGGTTCAAGGCGTGGCCATTGGAACGGTTTGCGGACCTCATCGACCGGCTGTCGGCGGATGGCTTCATGAGCGTTCTTGTGGGACAGGAGCAGGAAAAAGGAGAGAAGATCCAAGCGCTAGCGAATGCCAAGGTCCTCTCGTGTATCGGTCGAACGGACGTATTAGAACTAGCCGCACTTATGAAACATGCAGCTCTCTTTATCGGCAATGATACTGGTCTTATGCATATTGCCGCGGCCGTTGAGTGTCCGGTCATAGGTCTCTTTGGACCGACTGATCCGCAGACCTGGGGGCCAAGAGGCAAGCGCACAACCGTGATCTACAAGGGATTAGATTGCCGAGCCTGTTTTCATCCAGGCTGTTTTCGTGGTGAAGAAAGCTGCATGAAACAGATTTTTGTGGAGGAAGTTCATGCCAGTGCTCTTGAACTGCTTCAAAAGTAG
- a CDS encoding DsbA family protein: protein MAKRPAHSTISILALMLALFFPIPALASSGAATEGEFELLEDEPSKHEKGKVILYEFADFYCPHCHMFERIVVTKLKEEFGDRLEARLIGFPVMPGKLPTAFEMYEQAVSMGKGPEMKKELFDSIHGKKIEVFDKTIRRLLLQKLSLDVDSFEEGLASGAPFRTLEEGKAWGERIKVTHTPTVVIDGNMRVANLTEENLRTIIRSILEQDKNS from the coding sequence ATGGCAAAGCGACCCGCGCATTCCACAATCTCGATACTCGCCTTGATGCTCGCACTATTCTTCCCGATTCCGGCCCTGGCATCAAGTGGAGCCGCGACCGAAGGAGAATTCGAGCTTCTCGAGGATGAACCATCCAAGCATGAAAAAGGCAAGGTCATTCTCTATGAATTCGCGGATTTTTATTGTCCGCATTGCCATATGTTCGAACGTATCGTGGTCACAAAGCTCAAAGAGGAATTTGGTGACCGGTTAGAAGCGCGATTAATTGGATTTCCTGTCATGCCGGGTAAACTCCCGACGGCTTTTGAGATGTACGAGCAAGCGGTCAGCATGGGGAAAGGCCCCGAGATGAAGAAAGAACTCTTCGACTCTATCCATGGGAAAAAAATTGAGGTCTTCGATAAAACTATTCGGCGCCTGCTACTCCAGAAATTGAGCCTCGATGTCGACTCTTTTGAAGAAGGGTTGGCGAGCGGCGCTCCATTTCGAACGCTTGAAGAGGGGAAGGCCTGGGGGGAACGAATCAAAGTCACGCACACCCCTACCGTCGTTATCGATGGCAATATGAGAGTCGCGAACTTAACGGAAGAAAATCTCAGAACCATTATTCGCAGCATTCTTGAGCAAGACAAAAATTCCTAG
- a CDS encoding DUF6445 family protein has product MNIPHDLFEINPEYSVEVNHVGKARHKVVTVDHFYRYPEKVLNLALELPYTSQFEIIGNFPGVRASINVDTQSVIKTISTLWGAPLQSAFDPQPVVFSGITNQNYRLNIGQRQPHIDQDITAMVWLNPQQSCSGGTGLFRHKPTQLERLPPFPDDSIRALADRLELSEEFLNSQEGYENFQNSMIFNPLFACQDNRYINDGNEYWELLHLIDMKPNRLIIFDGRCFHSQYIQPEDYAEAFRVNQILYLTQQTTPA; this is encoded by the coding sequence ATGAACATCCCGCATGACCTGTTTGAGATCAATCCTGAGTATTCAGTTGAGGTCAACCATGTCGGAAAAGCTCGGCACAAAGTGGTGACCGTCGATCATTTTTATCGGTACCCGGAGAAAGTCCTCAATCTTGCCCTCGAACTTCCGTACACGAGCCAATTCGAAATCATCGGGAACTTTCCAGGCGTCCGAGCGTCAATCAACGTCGATACGCAATCGGTCATCAAAACCATCAGCACTCTCTGGGGGGCTCCATTACAGTCAGCGTTCGACCCGCAACCGGTCGTGTTCTCCGGCATTACCAACCAGAACTACCGCTTGAATATCGGGCAGCGTCAACCACACATCGACCAGGACATTACAGCCATGGTCTGGCTGAACCCGCAGCAATCTTGCTCTGGCGGCACTGGGCTTTTTCGTCACAAACCCACACAGTTAGAACGCCTGCCACCATTTCCCGATGACAGCATTCGAGCCCTGGCCGATCGTTTGGAGCTGAGTGAGGAATTCTTAAACAGCCAGGAGGGGTATGAAAATTTCCAGAACAGCATGATCTTTAATCCCCTTTTTGCCTGTCAGGATAACCGGTATATCAATGACGGGAATGAATATTGGGAACTCCTCCACCTTATTGACATGAAACCCAACCGACTCATCATTTTTGACGGTCGATGTTTTCATTCACAATACATTCAACCAGAAGACTATGCAGAAGCCTTCCGGGTCAACCAAATTCTCTACCTCACCCAACAGACGACGCCTGCATAA
- a CDS encoding cupin domain-containing protein — MLVKSLDDFQEFSQEKMKKHNVFLSPRFFCDVYCLEPSQEQKGHVHADQDKVYVVIEGEGTFQVGQEKQVLSEGQATMAPAGEEHGLVNHTDRRLRVLVFMAPNPS; from the coding sequence ATGCTCGTGAAGAGTCTTGATGATTTTCAGGAATTCTCGCAAGAAAAAATGAAAAAACATAATGTGTTTCTGTCGCCGAGGTTTTTCTGTGATGTGTATTGTCTTGAACCATCACAGGAACAAAAAGGACATGTTCATGCCGACCAGGATAAAGTGTATGTGGTGATAGAAGGGGAGGGAACGTTTCAGGTCGGGCAAGAAAAGCAAGTGCTAAGCGAAGGACAGGCCACGATGGCGCCTGCCGGCGAGGAACATGGGCTGGTCAATCATACGGATCGACGGCTTCGAGTCCTGGTCTTTATGGCGCCAAACCCATCATAA